The Pyxidicoccus trucidator DNA segment CGTGCCATTCACCGCCTGGAAGCGGGGCTCGATGACCAGGGCCCCCTTCCGGTCGATGAAGCCATAGGCGCCCTTCTGCTTCACGGGAGCAAGCCCCTCGCGAAACGCGCACTCCGTCAGGCTCGTGTCCCAGTTCGAGAAGCCAGGCTCCAGCACCCAGGCGCCGGACTCGTCCACGAAGCCGAACTTCTTGCCCTTCACGACCAGCGCCAGCCCGTCCG contains these protein-coding regions:
- a CDS encoding WG repeat-containing protein gives rise to the protein DGLALVVKGKKFGFVDESGAWVLEPGFSNWDTSLTECAFREGLAPVKQKGAYGFIDRKGALVIEPRFQAVNGTFSEGLAAVKENGLFGYLRPDGSWAVTPRFASAQPFSHGLAVVLNG